A region from the Corticium candelabrum chromosome 14, ooCorCand1.1, whole genome shotgun sequence genome encodes:
- the LOC134190012 gene encoding uncharacterized protein LOC134190012 isoform X3, producing the protein MSGCGITSLQDTSLSRTNLEQLDLSNNHIVTLGKHSLSGIPAVLISKIKLDNNSLASILESSGFAEICSANEGQAVFEFGNYNNFRCDCDLVWLRNYPNCLQGQDKSIVCSSCPDDNQGDCTKSIIKFRANNCTNWHRVILFATVGGSVVVVILVVVVVVAVRRRRRRRNRKNEGDTVTRSNENLERCADGSEAPLLSGRARRVVADTKMRSERSATARKDDADMSLDDELRRFLVSYRCLKRRAVIGEGGYGIVYRAKWNNYTVAVKKLRVPNECLLDNEKEEFKREAFMMSKLHHPNIVLLMGVCLEERKTCIVTEYMERGSVAKILRVGNMTLETSRVHQMLLDVAKGMAYLHSQDPPIIHRDLKSSNLLVDRKWTVKVGDFGVAKILTRLSRADTKLPGSVRWTAPELLVDRPSLTEKADVYSFGIVTWEFTDPPHIPFNDFQRDQEVVNAVLKGTRPRISENCYLDSLRGVIESCWHGDPAQRPEFDDIVTQLKQTSSADTVSHMSLTSDTLESSSNSD; encoded by the exons ATGTCAGGATGTGGCATTACTAGTTTGCAAGATACTTCGTTGTCGAGGACAAACCTGGAGCAGCTTGACTTGTCAAATAATCACATCGTAACTTTGGGAAAACATTCATTGTCTGGCATTCCAGCTGTACTTATCTCTAAGAT AAAACTTGATAACAACAGCCTAGCTAGCATTCTTGAGTCTTCAGGATTTGCTGAAATTTGCTCTGCTAACGAAGGCCAGGCTGTCTT tgAGTTCGGTAATTACAACAACTTTCGTTGTGATTGTGATTTGGTTTGGCTGCGAAATTACCCGAACTGTTTGCAAGGGCAAGACAAATCCATCGTGTGTAGCAGCTGTCCTGATGACAATCAGGGTGATTGTACTAAAAGTATAATAAAATTTAGAGCAAACAACTGTACAAATT GGCATAGAGTGATTCTGTTTGCTACTGTTGGTGGGTCTGTCGTCGTAGTaattcttgttgttgttgttgttgtcgctgttcgacgtcgacgtcgacgtcgcaACAGAAAAAATGAAGGCGATACAGTTACAAGAAGCAATGAAAATCTAGAAAGATGTGCAGATGGATCGGAGGCGCCTCTTCTAAGTGGACGTGCACGTCGTGTTGTTGCAGATACGAAAATGAGATCAGAACGTAGTGCCACTGCAAGGAAGGACGATGCTGACATGTCGCTCGATGATGAACTGCGAAGATTTTTAGTATCCTATAGATGTTTGAAACGAAGAGCTGT AATTGGTGAAGGAGGTTACGGTATTGTCTATAGAGCTAAATGGAACAACTACACTGTAGCAGTTAAGAAACTGCGTGTGCCAAATGAGTGCCTTCTTGACAATGAGAAAGAGGAATTCAAGCGTGAAGCTTTCATGATGAG CAAACTGCATCATCCTAATATTGTGTTATTGATGGGAGTGTGTCTGGAGGAAAGAAAGACATGCATTGTGACTGAGTACATGGAACGTGGATCCGTTGCTAAGATTCTACGTGTCGGTAACATGACACTCGAGACAAGTAGAGTTCACCAAATG CTGCTTGATGTCGCGAAAGGCatggcttatctccactcgcaagatCCACCCATCATACATAGAGATTTAAAGTCGAGCAATCTTCTTGTTGATAGGAAGTGGACTGTTAAAGTGGGCGATTTTGGAGTTGCAAAGATTTTGACCAGACTCTCCCGAG CTGACACTAAACTACCCGGATCAGTAAGGTGGACGGCTCCGGAGCTACTTGTTGATCGTCCGTCGTTAACTGAAAAAGCCGATGTCTACTCCTTTGGCATTGTCACTTGGGAGTTTACTGATCCCCCACACATTCCTTTCAATGATTTTCAACGAGATCAAGAG GTTGTCAATGCTGTTCTTAAAGGGACTCGCCCTCGCATTTCGGAGAATTGCTATCTAGACAGTTTGAGAGGCGTAATAGAGAGTTGCTGGCACGGTGACCCTGCTCAAAGACCAGAGTTTGATGACATCGTTACTCAACTCAAACAGACATCGTCTGCTGATACCGTATCTCACATGTCTCTCACAAGTGACACGTTGGAGTCTTCAAGCAActctgattaa
- the LOC134190012 gene encoding probable serine/threonine-protein kinase drkC isoform X1, protein MSHICLLVLFALFSRGLAAVDCTKLSKDCCHCRPGGLLDCSHNKLTEVPDFTKLNVPSNSDCSTTRRLDLSYNNIQRLQGSGLFSTTFLASVSIVDLSSNSLQEISDGSLVSLKEIINLNLSSNPKLQKIPAELNTLQHLANLYMSGCGITSLQDTSLSRTNLEQLDLSNNHIVTLGKHSLSGIPAVLISKIKLDNNSLASILESSGFAEICSANEGQAVFEFGNYNNFRCDCDLVWLRNYPNCLQGQDKSIVCSSCPDDNQGDCTKSIIKFRANNCTNWHRVILFATVGGSVVVVILVVVVVVAVRRRRRRRNRKNEGDTVTRSNENLERCADGSEAPLLSGRARRVVADTKMRSERSATARKDDADMSLDDELRRFLVSYRCLKRRAVIGEGGYGIVYRAKWNNYTVAVKKLRVPNECLLDNEKEEFKREAFMMSKLHHPNIVLLMGVCLEERKTCIVTEYMERGSVAKILRVGNMTLETSRVHQMLLDVAKGMAYLHSQDPPIIHRDLKSSNLLVDRKWTVKVGDFGVAKILTRLSRADTKLPGSVRWTAPELLVDRPSLTEKADVYSFGIVTWEFTDPPHIPFNDFQRDQEVVNAVLKGTRPRISENCYLDSLRGVIESCWHGDPAQRPEFDDIVTQLKQTSSADTVSHMSLTSDTLESSSNSD, encoded by the exons ATGAGTCacatttgtttacttgtcttgTTTGCTTTATTTTCTCGCGGTCTCGCTGCAGTGGACTGCACTAAATTGAGCAAAGACTGCTGCCACTGCCGCCCAGGAGGATTGCTAGACTGCAGTCACAATAAGCTCACAGAAGTTCCAGACTTCACCAAATTGAACGTCCCTTCGAACTCCGACTGCAGCACTACCCGTAGGCT GGATTTGTCATATAACAACATACAGCGCTTGCAAGGTAGCGGGCTTTTTTCTACTACATTCCTAGCTTCTGTGAGCATAGT AGACCTTAGTTCCAACTCATTGCAAGAAATTTCAGACGGTTCACTAGTCAGTTTGAAAGAAATTATTAATCT AAATCTTAGCAGTAATCCAAAACTACAAAAAATACCAGCCGAGCTGAACACTTTGCAGCATCTTGCAAATCT GTATATGTCAGGATGTGGCATTACTAGTTTGCAAGATACTTCGTTGTCGAGGACAAACCTGGAGCAGCTTGACTTGTCAAATAATCACATCGTAACTTTGGGAAAACATTCATTGTCTGGCATTCCAGCTGTACTTATCTCTAAGAT AAAACTTGATAACAACAGCCTAGCTAGCATTCTTGAGTCTTCAGGATTTGCTGAAATTTGCTCTGCTAACGAAGGCCAGGCTGTCTT tgAGTTCGGTAATTACAACAACTTTCGTTGTGATTGTGATTTGGTTTGGCTGCGAAATTACCCGAACTGTTTGCAAGGGCAAGACAAATCCATCGTGTGTAGCAGCTGTCCTGATGACAATCAGGGTGATTGTACTAAAAGTATAATAAAATTTAGAGCAAACAACTGTACAAATT GGCATAGAGTGATTCTGTTTGCTACTGTTGGTGGGTCTGTCGTCGTAGTaattcttgttgttgttgttgttgtcgctgttcgacgtcgacgtcgacgtcgcaACAGAAAAAATGAAGGCGATACAGTTACAAGAAGCAATGAAAATCTAGAAAGATGTGCAGATGGATCGGAGGCGCCTCTTCTAAGTGGACGTGCACGTCGTGTTGTTGCAGATACGAAAATGAGATCAGAACGTAGTGCCACTGCAAGGAAGGACGATGCTGACATGTCGCTCGATGATGAACTGCGAAGATTTTTAGTATCCTATAGATGTTTGAAACGAAGAGCTGT AATTGGTGAAGGAGGTTACGGTATTGTCTATAGAGCTAAATGGAACAACTACACTGTAGCAGTTAAGAAACTGCGTGTGCCAAATGAGTGCCTTCTTGACAATGAGAAAGAGGAATTCAAGCGTGAAGCTTTCATGATGAG CAAACTGCATCATCCTAATATTGTGTTATTGATGGGAGTGTGTCTGGAGGAAAGAAAGACATGCATTGTGACTGAGTACATGGAACGTGGATCCGTTGCTAAGATTCTACGTGTCGGTAACATGACACTCGAGACAAGTAGAGTTCACCAAATG CTGCTTGATGTCGCGAAAGGCatggcttatctccactcgcaagatCCACCCATCATACATAGAGATTTAAAGTCGAGCAATCTTCTTGTTGATAGGAAGTGGACTGTTAAAGTGGGCGATTTTGGAGTTGCAAAGATTTTGACCAGACTCTCCCGAG CTGACACTAAACTACCCGGATCAGTAAGGTGGACGGCTCCGGAGCTACTTGTTGATCGTCCGTCGTTAACTGAAAAAGCCGATGTCTACTCCTTTGGCATTGTCACTTGGGAGTTTACTGATCCCCCACACATTCCTTTCAATGATTTTCAACGAGATCAAGAG GTTGTCAATGCTGTTCTTAAAGGGACTCGCCCTCGCATTTCGGAGAATTGCTATCTAGACAGTTTGAGAGGCGTAATAGAGAGTTGCTGGCACGGTGACCCTGCTCAAAGACCAGAGTTTGATGACATCGTTACTCAACTCAAACAGACATCGTCTGCTGATACCGTATCTCACATGTCTCTCACAAGTGACACGTTGGAGTCTTCAAGCAActctgattaa
- the LOC134190012 gene encoding probable serine/threonine-protein kinase drkC isoform X2: MWDATNRLPNGVNCVNSKSHPKDVLHVIDCSETKAVDLSSNSLQEISDGSLVSLKEIINLNLSSNPKLQKIPAELNTLQHLANLYMSGCGITSLQDTSLSRTNLEQLDLSNNHIVTLGKHSLSGIPAVLISKIKLDNNSLASILESSGFAEICSANEGQAVFEFGNYNNFRCDCDLVWLRNYPNCLQGQDKSIVCSSCPDDNQGDCTKSIIKFRANNCTNWHRVILFATVGGSVVVVILVVVVVVAVRRRRRRRNRKNEGDTVTRSNENLERCADGSEAPLLSGRARRVVADTKMRSERSATARKDDADMSLDDELRRFLVSYRCLKRRAVIGEGGYGIVYRAKWNNYTVAVKKLRVPNECLLDNEKEEFKREAFMMSKLHHPNIVLLMGVCLEERKTCIVTEYMERGSVAKILRVGNMTLETSRVHQMLLDVAKGMAYLHSQDPPIIHRDLKSSNLLVDRKWTVKVGDFGVAKILTRLSRADTKLPGSVRWTAPELLVDRPSLTEKADVYSFGIVTWEFTDPPHIPFNDFQRDQEVVNAVLKGTRPRISENCYLDSLRGVIESCWHGDPAQRPEFDDIVTQLKQTSSADTVSHMSLTSDTLESSSNSD; encoded by the exons ATGTGGGATGCAACGAATCGTTTACCAAATGGAGTGAATTGCGTAAACAGCAAAAGTCATCCCAAAG ATGTTCTACATGTGATCGACTGTTCAGAAACAAAAGCAGT AGACCTTAGTTCCAACTCATTGCAAGAAATTTCAGACGGTTCACTAGTCAGTTTGAAAGAAATTATTAATCT AAATCTTAGCAGTAATCCAAAACTACAAAAAATACCAGCCGAGCTGAACACTTTGCAGCATCTTGCAAATCT GTATATGTCAGGATGTGGCATTACTAGTTTGCAAGATACTTCGTTGTCGAGGACAAACCTGGAGCAGCTTGACTTGTCAAATAATCACATCGTAACTTTGGGAAAACATTCATTGTCTGGCATTCCAGCTGTACTTATCTCTAAGAT AAAACTTGATAACAACAGCCTAGCTAGCATTCTTGAGTCTTCAGGATTTGCTGAAATTTGCTCTGCTAACGAAGGCCAGGCTGTCTT tgAGTTCGGTAATTACAACAACTTTCGTTGTGATTGTGATTTGGTTTGGCTGCGAAATTACCCGAACTGTTTGCAAGGGCAAGACAAATCCATCGTGTGTAGCAGCTGTCCTGATGACAATCAGGGTGATTGTACTAAAAGTATAATAAAATTTAGAGCAAACAACTGTACAAATT GGCATAGAGTGATTCTGTTTGCTACTGTTGGTGGGTCTGTCGTCGTAGTaattcttgttgttgttgttgttgtcgctgttcgacgtcgacgtcgacgtcgcaACAGAAAAAATGAAGGCGATACAGTTACAAGAAGCAATGAAAATCTAGAAAGATGTGCAGATGGATCGGAGGCGCCTCTTCTAAGTGGACGTGCACGTCGTGTTGTTGCAGATACGAAAATGAGATCAGAACGTAGTGCCACTGCAAGGAAGGACGATGCTGACATGTCGCTCGATGATGAACTGCGAAGATTTTTAGTATCCTATAGATGTTTGAAACGAAGAGCTGT AATTGGTGAAGGAGGTTACGGTATTGTCTATAGAGCTAAATGGAACAACTACACTGTAGCAGTTAAGAAACTGCGTGTGCCAAATGAGTGCCTTCTTGACAATGAGAAAGAGGAATTCAAGCGTGAAGCTTTCATGATGAG CAAACTGCATCATCCTAATATTGTGTTATTGATGGGAGTGTGTCTGGAGGAAAGAAAGACATGCATTGTGACTGAGTACATGGAACGTGGATCCGTTGCTAAGATTCTACGTGTCGGTAACATGACACTCGAGACAAGTAGAGTTCACCAAATG CTGCTTGATGTCGCGAAAGGCatggcttatctccactcgcaagatCCACCCATCATACATAGAGATTTAAAGTCGAGCAATCTTCTTGTTGATAGGAAGTGGACTGTTAAAGTGGGCGATTTTGGAGTTGCAAAGATTTTGACCAGACTCTCCCGAG CTGACACTAAACTACCCGGATCAGTAAGGTGGACGGCTCCGGAGCTACTTGTTGATCGTCCGTCGTTAACTGAAAAAGCCGATGTCTACTCCTTTGGCATTGTCACTTGGGAGTTTACTGATCCCCCACACATTCCTTTCAATGATTTTCAACGAGATCAAGAG GTTGTCAATGCTGTTCTTAAAGGGACTCGCCCTCGCATTTCGGAGAATTGCTATCTAGACAGTTTGAGAGGCGTAATAGAGAGTTGCTGGCACGGTGACCCTGCTCAAAGACCAGAGTTTGATGACATCGTTACTCAACTCAAACAGACATCGTCTGCTGATACCGTATCTCACATGTCTCTCACAAGTGACACGTTGGAGTCTTCAAGCAActctgattaa